In Besnoitia besnoiti strain Bb-Ger1 chromosome Unknown contig00041, whole genome shotgun sequence, the sequence aaagcagtggctatagtaagtagatataaaactaaaccagacatccaagcagtagttaaataactatagctggagttatacatacctcgagacatgtgtattaagatacacaagaagacgaaagaagcagttgttgcatgcaacatcctaaattcccatcctgctgctacctctctaactagatgttgaacactagcaaatgcacaagatgcttcagaagtatatcggaacgctaaagtgatacctgtaattatttggagtacaaaggtaattgcaactaagaaaccaaagttataagatgaatttagattgagagcacaccgataaaagacgaggtgtgcccggaatagactcatggaaattttGTGtttctcgaaaccatgctagcacaatagaacttcgttaaataactacatattaaaatgagcgcatgtaaactagtcttaaacacaccgctcgtcacgtaacaaatctcaaatcgtactgtagattttatatatgtaccgtaactataaccatggtgacatccaatgttcacgctcatggattcagtgtccaggactacctggcgcttaataacgattccgtcttccagcttccaagcaaacatgattaccgtgatattgaaatccaacacttttagctgtcttaagcagtccagtgggtggtgtgtactgcaatcataaagaacttggttgtctgtatctcataaccggagtcatcttcagtattctaggaactataatgtctttgtttattcgatttgagttatacagttctggatcgcggatcatttgtacagagacgatagctacttataatgtgataataacgatacatggcctagctatgatctttatgttcttaatgcctgctttgtacggaggatatggtaacttctttgtaccaatatatattggtggttcggaagtcgttttcccaagaactaacgcgatctcctattttctagtaccattaggttctgtgttgttaactcaaagtatttgttccgagtttggtagtggtcttgttggacaatgtatcctccactaagtactagcttgatggtgttaaatccagaggcaactgattggattatcggaggtcttgcagtactaggaattagtagtattttaagttctattaacttccttggtacttgcgtcttcatgggttctaatgctggtgctaagaactatattctatatatctgggctatcatatttactgcccttatgttagtcttcactctacctattcttactggtggattagttatgatccttcttgatctacacgtaaacactgaattttatgattctatgtattctggtgatagtgtactttatcaacatctattctggttcttcggacatccagaggtatacattctaattttacctgcttttggtgtagtctcgcagacattatctatgtatgctgctagatctgtcttcggtggacaatctatgatcttagctatgggttgtatttctattctaggttccttagtatgggcacatcatatgatgacagtcggtctagaggtagataccagagcttatttctctgctatgactattatgattgcaattcctaccggtactaagattttcaactggttaggtacctatatggctagccatacaactacaagaactgtagatctatgggctgctcttagttttatcctattgtttactctaggtggtactacaggtgtagttatggtaacgctggtatggatattgccctacatgatacatactatattgtagctcatttccatttcgtattatctcttggtgcagtactagctactatatgtggctttatcttctatagcagagatatgttcggagatactgtaaatctattccatgtaaataccggtgcttctccatatttaagcatctggtttgtagtcttcttaggtagtatcttattaattttcatccctatgcatatacttggtttcaacgttatgccaagaaggataccagattaccctgattatctttgttatattaatacatggtgttcaattggttctatatccacaatagttatcatcttaactatgctctgctaatgcacttaacatgatggtcatgaaaagcacaagagaacttggatccggtaaacaaagaccttcaagatctaaaccagtagtccaactcgtagtatatactccccagaaaaaggtagtttatatcaacctaggaatcccattttagtaagtgtaacatggagtctagcttcagttgttatctgattggtattgcatgccctgagtacgtaaggaaaaggaaaggttaaccgctatttaaacacaacagttaccgtagctgtagatgaatgctaaatctagagtatctctcctaagacactgcataacatatgaatgctccttccgccattcgttgactgtgtttaccacggggaattagaacagaataccaagttctttgcctggaggtttgttacgttccgtacagttgtaggtaaaaggtatgttagagacttagactagcgttggagcacattgtttcattcgatagtccacgctcaatcttaccatacatagtacttttatgatcccaggctggtttaataagtcaaagtttagccgggaagttagcgtctaaaatatataaccgatagtctcaacttagatgcacagatggacataattaatccttgtacggtttgtacctacttgactcctcagtttaagttaaggagtcctttgtttacagcttgtaccgttactttcaggagcataccgttaaattcgatgatcttatgtgttcactcaaatcgaataaacaaagacattatagttcctagaatactgaagatgactccggttatgagatacagacaaccaagttctttatgattgcagtacaccaccaccccactggactgcttaagacagctaaaagtgttggatttcaatatcacggtaatcatgtttgcttggaagctgtagtcattataactattgatttagtataagcatagaaccaatccggtagtaagatatacgatagtagctaatctaccatataagatataagtcgcttgtggaatagcactaccaataataatcaagaagatcatactgtatacccaaataattacccatccactgactacatttcgagtcataaaatgttgtcgtatcaacattcgagtattcaaagctcgaatttcagataaaagagctaagttaatgagagaggacataaatactaacaaaccaccggttttggatgggattacttttaacaccgcataatatgctaaaaagtaccattcaggtacgatatgaagcggagttacaaaccggttcactggtatggagttatctgggtgcgataattcaatcaaaccaaaagccgtttgtaagaaaattaaaccaattagataggatagacatttagcatcggtcattaacatatgaggatagaaggctactttaagtgcggaatcaatacctgcagggttactagaaccatttaaatgtaatagaagatgtgtaatacaattagaatgcaacctacaaaaggtaatataaagtgcaatacaaagaatcgttttaatgttacatcagatacatagtatccaccgagtaaccaaggtactaaatatggtattggagaaaggagattagtaatgactgtagcaccccagaaaactcatctgtccccatggtagtacataaccgaggaaagcagtggctatagtaagtagatataaaactaaaccagacatccaagcagtagttaaataactatagctggagttatacatacctcgagacatgtgtattaagatacacaagaagacgaaagaagcagttgttgcatgcaacatcctaaattcccatcctgctgctacctctctaactagatgttgaacactagcaaatgcacaagatgcttcagaagtatatcggaacgctaaagtgatacctgtaattatttgggtatacagtatgatcttcttgattattattggtagtgctattccacaagcgacttatatcttatatggtagattagctactatcgtatatcttactaccggattggttctatgcttatactaaatcaatagttataatgactacagcttccaagcaaacatgattaccgtgatattgaaatccaacacttttagctgtcttaagcagtccagtggggtggtggtgtactgcaatcataaagaacttggttgtctgtatctcataaccggagtcatcttcagtattctaggaactataatgtctttgtttattcgatttgagttatacagttctggatcgcggatcatttgtacagagacgatagctacttataatgtgataataacgatacatggcctagctatgatctttatgttcttaatgcctgctttgtacggaggatatggtaacttctttgtaccaatatatattggtggttcggaagtcgttttcccaagaactaacgcgatctcctattttctagtaccattaggttctgtgttgttaactcaaagtatttgttccgagtttggtagtggtcttggttggacaatgtatcctccactaagtactagcttgatggtgttaaatccagaggcaactgattggattatcggaggtcttgcagtactaggaattagtagtattttaagttctattaacttccttggtacttgcgtcttcatgggttctaatgctggtgctaagaactatattctatatatctgggctatcatatttactgcccttatgttagtcttcactctacctattcttactggtggattagttatgatccttcttgatctacacgtaaacactgaattttatgattctatgtattctggtgatagtgtactttatcaacatctattctggttcttcggacatccagaggtatacattctaattttacctgcttttggtgtagtctcgcagacattatctatgtatgctgctagatctgtcttcggtggacaatctatgatcttagctatgggttgtatttctattctaggttccttagtatgggcacatcatatgatgacagtcggtctagaggtagataccagagcttatttctctgctatgactattatgattgcaattcctaccggtactaagattttcaactggttaggtacctatatggctagccatacaactacaagaactgtagatctatgggctgctcttagttttatccta encodes:
- a CDS encoding uncharacterized protein (encoded by transcript BESB_057980), with product MITVILKSNTFSCLKQSSGVVVYCNHKELGCLYLITGVIFSILGTIMSLFIRFELYSSGSRIICTETIATYNVIITIHGLAMIFMFLMPALYGGYGNFFVPIYIGGSEVVFPRTNAISYFLVPLGSVLLTQSICSEFGSGLGWTMYPPLSTSLMVLNPEATDWIIGGLAVLGISSILSSINFLGTCVFMGSNAGAKNYILYIWAIIFTALMLVFTLPILTGGLVMILLDLHVNTEFYDSMYSGDSVLYQHLFWFFGHPEVYILILPAFGVVSQTLSMYAARSVFGGQSMILAMGCISILGSLVWAHHMMTVGLEVDTRAYFSAMTIMIAIPTGTKIFNWLGTYMASHTTTRTVDLWAALSFILLFTLGGTTGVVMGNAGMDIALHDTYYIVAHFHFVLSLGAVLATICGFIFYSRDMFGDTVNLFHVNTGASPYLSIWFVVFLGSILLIFIPMHILGFNVMPRRIPDYPDYLCYINTWCSIGSISTIVIILTMLCIKYSGIQRIFEKPTFVYKLYEYHDIHFGSRLLNVSLYGIHGSDSCWPGTCLVTG